TGTGGGTGCACGCATGTGGGATACTCGTCCTGATTCAGTTGTTGGAAGAATTGGACGCCGGGATGCCTACCTCAACTCAGACATTTTTGAAGTCATAATTGATTCATATCATGATAAACGATCAGGTTTTTCATTTCAGATTAACCCGGCTGGATCCATGCGGGATGAGGTGTATTTCAATGATACCTGGACCGATGATTCCTGGGATGGTATCTGGGAAGGTAAGACCAGAATAGACGATAAAGGCTGGACAGCAGAGATGAGAATTCCTCTCTCTCAGTTGAGGTTCAGTGAAAAAGAGGAGTATGTCTGGGGCATTCTACCTACGCGATACATTCAGCGAACAGGGGAGTGGGACTATTTTCTCTATTTTCCACTCAATGAGAGTGGTACCATGAGCCGAGCTGCGGACCTAACGAATATTAGAGATATTCATCCTCCAAAACGAAGAGAGTATCTTCCATATATTACAGCCAGCGCCAGTAATCTGCCCACTCGCCAGGACAATGCCTTTATTGAAGGCAAGGATAGCGATTTTGGAATAGGGGCGGATATGAAATTGGGAATTGGTGCAAATCTTACAGTTGATGCGACCATCAATCCAGATTTTGGCCAGGTAGAAGCCGATCCCTCCTCCATCAACCTGTCTGACCATGAAACCTATTATGATGAGAAAAGACCATTCTTTCTTGAAGGCCGAAACATCTTCCGTTTTGGTAATGGAGGTCCCACTAACAATATCAGCGTCAACTTTGGTGAACCACGCTTCTTCTATAGCCGTCGCATTGGCCGTCCCCCCCAGGGATATGTAGCCTCTGTTACATCTGACTCTCTCAATCAGCCCTCTGAAACCAGAATTCTAGGGGCTGCCAAGATCAGTGGGAAAATAGGCGACAACTGGTCTGTTGGAGGTCTTTCTGCCCTCACCAATCGTGAACATGCCAGCTACTATCAAAATGGAGAGGTCATGGAGGAACAGGTTGAGCCATATACAAGCTACAATCTTATTCGAACTCTGAAAGAAATGGACGATGGCCGCTATGGTTTGGGCTTAATGGGGACAATGACGAATCGCTACATGGATGGAATCAGTTTACTTGGTGAGGAGGATACTCAACATACATCTGCTGATCTGCTCTCCAGCCAGGGAATCGGTCTTGGCGTTGATGGTTGGGCTTTTCTCGGCAAAGATAGGGGGTGGGCCCTGGGTGCCTGGGGAGGGTTATCTCAGGTGAGTGGTTCAACTGAAAGAATGTATCGATTACAGCATGGTCCAAGTCACTATTTCCAACGCCCGGATGCCAACCATGTTGAACTTGATACCTCCATGACAACGATGAGTGGTCATGCTGGTCGCATTAGACTCAACAAAGAGGATGGTCGAGTTCAATTTAATGCCGCACTGGGATGGGTGTCACCAGGGTTTGAAACCAATGATCTGGGTCTGACGTATGGCACAGATGTGATCAACAAACATATCAACGTGGGCTATCGATGGCTAGAGCGTGGTACCTATATTCGTTCAGCCAGTGCCAGCATTCTTTATGCAAACAATCATGATTTTGAAGGTGTAAATACATCTGATGTCATCTTTAGCATGGCATCACTTCGCTTTGTGAATTTTTGGAGCCTGAATATGAATGGTGGCTACGCCTTCGAGAACTTGAATAATACAGCGCTAAGGGGAGGACCTCGGGTTCTTGAGGCTCCAGAATCTTTTTTTGGTATCGGTCTCAACTCAGATTATAGAAAGGATATCTCCTATTCGTTTTCTCTGGATTGGGGTGCAGATACTGAGGGGAGTGACGAACTGAGTTTATCCATGAATCTTAATCTGAAGTTGGGTGATCAGCTCAACTTATCCATTGGGCCATCTATATATTGGGAAACAGATATGACTCAATATATAACAGCGGTGGATGATCCCGCCAATACATCAATGTACGGGAAACGCTATGTCTTTTCCCAATTGGACCAGACCGTGACCTCCGCTGATATCCGTATAGATTACCCCATTACACCCCGTTTTAGTCTGGAAGGCTATTTCCAGCCCTTCATTGCTGTAGGTGACTACTCTGGTTTCAAAGAGTACAAACGACCTGAATCTTCTGAGTTCCTGGTTTATGGTGAGGAAGGATCAACCATAGATGAAAATTATCTCATTGATCCAACAGGCGGAGATGATACCGACGCCTTTACACTTTATAATCCGGATTTTAATTACAAGGCTCTGGTGGGAACCATGGTGTTACGTTGGGAGTTCTCGCCTGGTTCCACCATGTTCTTTGTCTGGACCCACAATGGCTCAGACTTCCAGAATCATGGCAAATATGATTTCGTTAAAGATTTTAATCGCCTTGTCAAATCAGAGGCCGATGATGTTTTCGCCCTAAAACTCTCATATTGGTTTGGGTAGTAAACACCTCCAACAGAGATTTAGGCATACGAAAGAGGGGCCAGTTTAGCTGGCCTCTCACTTTTTATCTTCCCCTGTCCATATGCTGGTTTAGTTTTATTACACATTACAAACAGAGGTGAAAATTGAAAAAGTACAATTGGGGTATTATTGGAACAGGAACCATTTCCAATCTTTTTGCTGAGGGGCTGACTACTCTGAACCATGCCTGCATTCATGCAGTGGGTTCACGAAATCAAGCTACTGCAGATGTCTTTGCTGAGAAATGGCAGGTTTCCCGAGTATATGGTTCCTATGAAGACTTGTTTGCTGATCCTGATGTGGATGTTGTTTATATCGGTACTCCCCATAACTTTCATTTCCAAAATGTTCGGGATGCATTGAATGCTGGTAAACACGTCCTGTGTGAAAAACCCTTCACCCTCAATGGGGTGGAAGCCCGGCAACTCGTTACTCTGGCCTGCCACAAAAATTTGTTTCTCATGGATGCAATGTGGAATCGGTTCCAGCCCTGGTTTCAAGTTGTGGGTGACCTTCTAAAGGAAGAACGCCTGGGAGAGTTATTACATTTTAAAGCAGATCTTTCATTTGGGTTCGATGTAGAGCCAGAACACCGTATATATAATCGAGATCTGGGAGGGGGATCATTACTGGATCTTGGTGTCTATCCCATCGCGCTAGCATCTGCTTTCCTGGGTAAACCCAATGAAATAAAAAGTATGGCTCACCTCTACCATACTGGTGTAGACGATCAGGTCTCCATGCTATTTGGGTACCCATCAGGAGCTACTGCTGAGCTGGGTTGCTCAAGCCGTTACCTCTCCAAAAATAATGCTACCCTGCATGGCACCAGGGGGTTTTTAGAAATACATGGCATGATCATTCGACCAGACAAGATTTCCATCCACGAACAGGGGCTGGGCAAGGTTGAAATTGAAACCCCCCATACCTCAAATGCCTACCAGTATGAAGCCCAGGCAGTCATGGAAATGCTTGAAGAAGGTAGGATTGAACATCCGCTTATGCCCCTGGATGAAACCATTGAAATCATGGACACAATGGATCAGATCAGGGGAAGCATAAAGGTTACCTATCCCGGGGAGTGATACGGCACACGACCGAATGATGGTTCAAAACATAAGCAAAATCGAACATGAAAGTATTTTAATGTTCAGATAATGAGAATCTTCAGAATCTTCCAGCCCTAAAGTATTGATAATTTAGAAATAATGTGAGGCGTTGATTCGCAGCTCTGCAACTCGCTTATGTTTTTCAGATATACAACCCTGTTGTTAATAGAAGACTCCTCTCTATATTTCATTGTTCAAAAGTTTTTTACTAACTCGGGACATTGTTTTACAAAGGCACATATTGTGTGTTAGCCGTGGTGGTGGCATTCTTTTTGCGAGAATTGAAGTGTTTCCTTTTAGTCCTGAATTACAATTTGATAGATTTTTCTCAAGAACCACTATCTCTACCCGCCTCGAGATTC
This window of the Candidatus Neomarinimicrobiota bacterium genome carries:
- a CDS encoding carbohydrate binding family 9 domain-containing protein, which translates into the protein MKYTIFFFSIFAGLLAYDDPYDPNDYREREIKAVKVAEPLKIDGHLDEALYDGTSYSDFIQYEPFNGAKAGQKTDMWIAYDDAAIYVGARMWDTRPDSVVGRIGRRDAYLNSDIFEVIIDSYHDKRSGFSFQINPAGSMRDEVYFNDTWTDDSWDGIWEGKTRIDDKGWTAEMRIPLSQLRFSEKEEYVWGILPTRYIQRTGEWDYFLYFPLNESGTMSRAADLTNIRDIHPPKRREYLPYITASASNLPTRQDNAFIEGKDSDFGIGADMKLGIGANLTVDATINPDFGQVEADPSSINLSDHETYYDEKRPFFLEGRNIFRFGNGGPTNNISVNFGEPRFFYSRRIGRPPQGYVASVTSDSLNQPSETRILGAAKISGKIGDNWSVGGLSALTNREHASYYQNGEVMEEQVEPYTSYNLIRTLKEMDDGRYGLGLMGTMTNRYMDGISLLGEEDTQHTSADLLSSQGIGLGVDGWAFLGKDRGWALGAWGGLSQVSGSTERMYRLQHGPSHYFQRPDANHVELDTSMTTMSGHAGRIRLNKEDGRVQFNAALGWVSPGFETNDLGLTYGTDVINKHINVGYRWLERGTYIRSASASILYANNHDFEGVNTSDVIFSMASLRFVNFWSLNMNGGYAFENLNNTALRGGPRVLEAPESFFGIGLNSDYRKDISYSFSLDWGADTEGSDELSLSMNLNLKLGDQLNLSIGPSIYWETDMTQYITAVDDPANTSMYGKRYVFSQLDQTVTSADIRIDYPITPRFSLEGYFQPFIAVGDYSGFKEYKRPESSEFLVYGEEGSTIDENYLIDPTGGDDTDAFTLYNPDFNYKALVGTMVLRWEFSPGSTMFFVWTHNGSDFQNHGKYDFVKDFNRLVKSEADDVFALKLSYWFG
- a CDS encoding Gfo/Idh/MocA family oxidoreductase yields the protein MKKYNWGIIGTGTISNLFAEGLTTLNHACIHAVGSRNQATADVFAEKWQVSRVYGSYEDLFADPDVDVVYIGTPHNFHFQNVRDALNAGKHVLCEKPFTLNGVEARQLVTLACHKNLFLMDAMWNRFQPWFQVVGDLLKEERLGELLHFKADLSFGFDVEPEHRIYNRDLGGGSLLDLGVYPIALASAFLGKPNEIKSMAHLYHTGVDDQVSMLFGYPSGATAELGCSSRYLSKNNATLHGTRGFLEIHGMIIRPDKISIHEQGLGKVEIETPHTSNAYQYEAQAVMEMLEEGRIEHPLMPLDETIEIMDTMDQIRGSIKVTYPGE